In the genome of Thermoplasma sp. Kam2015, one region contains:
- a CDS encoding APC family permease: MNNQGYSSLRKNAIGLKENMFQGVAGSAPAGAAVATLTGAAAYALGSLPLAAFIAFLVVFLNAFIISRLSTRIAGAGGYYYYVRSGLGSRPARFTGFLYMFYQVMALSFISLSVGVFVPAVLGSVFGIAIPGYLMYVLIIAVLASGFLISYSGVKESTRYTMYMAIAEMAIVAGMGIVILAMRPSINTASVFTPKFAYGGLSGVGIGVLLMYTAFSGFGASTPLGEESREAERTISKSVLFTVIVLGAFFVFTSYYFTVAWGPANMASYASPDNLAPGITMIRSYLGTGAAILITVLFINSLLTGTVVVTNSTSRVMMAMSRDGIIHGAFSGVSRRKTPHISAAFVSAMAAAIAIISAAVMGGFGAFIMTATAATLGVLLVHALINVSLPASDIRLHRYPYGSMTISVVSIAVLGFIFYSTFMSISTPVIVGSAAFAIFSAAVLIHSIRNPAGGSGIEASVES, encoded by the coding sequence GTGAATAATCAAGGATATTCATCTCTAAGAAAAAATGCGATAGGACTTAAGGAAAACATGTTTCAGGGCGTTGCCGGTTCTGCACCCGCTGGTGCTGCCGTTGCAACGCTGACGGGGGCCGCGGCCTATGCGCTTGGATCGCTTCCTCTGGCCGCATTCATCGCCTTCCTTGTTGTGTTCCTGAATGCCTTCATAATAAGCCGTCTTTCAACCAGGATAGCCGGTGCTGGGGGCTACTATTACTACGTCAGAAGCGGCCTGGGAAGCCGCCCCGCAAGGTTCACCGGCTTTCTATACATGTTCTATCAGGTGATGGCGCTGTCCTTCATATCGCTCAGCGTTGGAGTCTTCGTTCCAGCAGTCCTCGGATCTGTATTCGGCATAGCGATACCTGGATATCTGATGTATGTCCTGATTATCGCTGTGCTTGCCTCCGGTTTCCTTATATCCTACAGCGGTGTGAAGGAATCTACAAGATACACGATGTACATGGCCATAGCAGAGATGGCGATAGTGGCCGGCATGGGCATCGTCATCCTGGCCATGAGGCCGTCCATAAACACAGCATCCGTTTTCACCCCAAAGTTCGCCTACGGCGGACTCTCGGGTGTTGGAATAGGCGTTCTGCTGATGTACACCGCCTTCTCCGGCTTCGGTGCATCAACCCCGCTGGGGGAGGAGTCCAGGGAGGCTGAGAGAACAATATCGAAGTCTGTGCTCTTCACCGTTATAGTATTAGGAGCATTCTTCGTCTTCACCTCCTACTACTTCACGGTTGCATGGGGCCCGGCAAACATGGCCAGCTACGCCAGCCCGGACAACCTGGCTCCAGGCATCACCATGATCAGGAGCTATCTCGGTACCGGAGCGGCAATACTAATAACGGTGCTGTTCATAAACAGCCTTCTCACCGGTACGGTTGTCGTGACCAACAGCACGTCGCGAGTCATGATGGCCATGTCCAGGGACGGGATAATACACGGTGCCTTCAGCGGTGTGAGCCGCAGAAAGACCCCGCATATATCCGCAGCATTCGTATCAGCCATGGCAGCAGCCATAGCCATAATATCTGCCGCTGTGATGGGCGGGTTCGGGGCATTCATAATGACTGCAACGGCAGCAACGCTAGGAGTCCTGCTGGTTCATGCGCTGATAAATGTCTCACTGCCGGCTTCTGACATACGACTTCACCGATACCCCTACGGCAGCATGACGATCTCGGTTGTGTCAATAGCTGTGCTAGGCTTCATATTTTACAGCACATTCATGTCTATAAGCACACCGGTCATCGTTGGATCGGCAGCATTCGCGATCTTCTCTGCTGCAGTATTGATCCACTCTATCAGGAATCCCGCTGGTGGATCTGGTATAGAAGCATCAGTCGAATCATGA
- a CDS encoding protease pro-enzyme activation domain-containing protein — MKHGNMLTFVVIIIAVLSVLSFLGPIGSSNPQQISVQALNSGPLMRSGDNVSSGLISAGFHPFERMSPNTDLHLVIGIMPANLPLLNQYATEINSPGSPLYRHWLSEDQINSLFGNYQAQSTVESYFRGMGFSVSSSTPFAVDLSGNVSLIEKTFHTDLYYFENSSGNVLFANMGSIELPASIGRYIISVDGLTNMQMTSNPVYPTLKGTYDAPRLSPTTPGGPINLTHPQVVGFYAKKYVWAQLPLTNGPYPGSNITGYTPPFQALFPSDLVWIYGIGRVLNGTAGEPGANGTGTTIAIVMGTGYVNATLAYPAWNYNDMVKYGEEVFGNASAIVGRVTYLNASGITHQAPPNPSPYIYVPYTDGYLGEFTLDTQYSATVAPKAHLDIMAIPSLSTVALDHAYIRLYNLSKVPQVITNSWSGSEDSWWNMYGPTWQSADLMNLLFELLSMRGSTIVAATGDSGGYDGYTNMISGEFPGTSPWVTGVGGNQVTMFNQTGVEFPVTGMYSRFNVTFGTANYSSAPPYYWPDLNMNVVSIGLSHDHGFTQAYWDNNQYTVVNGTPQVISTGAGSAALSIFFKQPWWQHGYLVPNTGRMSEVEVSAEAGFNQTELIDGDWGSWFFGGTSEATPTTAGMIADIISYLNATIHVDYLGDINPLLYELGNEYSQNPARIPDPYFTVSNGTNPLSAMMVNLSYTLDGPQNYPSNYYTTTDGYSMLTGWGTINVPNFMNDTKMFLTQPFNITPDREKGNFSLYGNVTASSLITMGQPSGLQASTTYYFNVSGNDSRITNAPKSLNLTFMTASGQIIALQNSTVPGPYNFSYSGGMLKIYNKTFMEQGFLEINGTYDNHLSYAFTWIGQKQIANASDSKIMSEKLSVHAEYDHLMGGFPAFDYSGSFNSSYGYFGTFEPPIEPNMQIVNVSFNGTPVYNALVLLSYNSSLNVSNLNVDNNSKLLMTNVTSYGLTNLKGQAFLDTWNVAHDTRIYVYAVYSGMVNETSFVLTPQITANILFSNPVENYLLDNEVSYLPVAQGQYLPFNVGIPNAQVALYVPGSLNFYGPSTPTMMLPGTVQYTNATGYVNYKIPNSLPPGTVLYLGITNSSAPVYQAANGLYLDHDVSYLTLLTIGSGPSVSLFSNAVDNIYGVPVVTPSTTFEALYSEALYSDYLSPIGAYINYMWYSVNGMKPISFGQDGQAVQAAQQVQVFGLNSSLPSGLDTITVYYNDTLGIEYSASMEFYYAASVPSPSVSLSGPSYAYGIFNIAYSSSVNLNLTSAYSITVYYNGNAVTTIQPTAKSGTIAVNGSMLPYGMLTFNLTEVTATGSYNYTSINMVNVPASQFYPTATIYTPASNTTVYGSVNVSFSYTGYDVNAVIFVNSSSGSVMTKNVTGTNYASFQATSPGSYTVTLLVTSPDGQHAKTTVTFEVSKPVKAVPSSVVFEYLVIGVVAGLIVGSIAVVALLRRH, encoded by the coding sequence ATGAAACATGGAAACATGCTTACTTTTGTCGTTATTATTATCGCTGTGTTGAGCGTCCTATCATTTTTGGGTCCGATTGGATCCTCGAACCCTCAACAGATCAGCGTTCAGGCTCTGAATTCAGGTCCACTGATGCGATCGGGTGATAATGTATCATCCGGATTGATATCTGCGGGGTTTCATCCCTTTGAAAGGATGAGCCCAAATACGGATCTCCATCTGGTGATCGGTATCATGCCGGCCAACCTTCCGCTGCTGAATCAATACGCCACGGAGATAAACTCTCCCGGCAGCCCGCTCTACAGGCACTGGCTTTCAGAGGATCAGATAAACAGCCTCTTCGGCAATTATCAGGCACAGTCCACCGTTGAGTCGTATTTCAGGGGCATGGGCTTCAGTGTTTCCTCAAGCACACCCTTCGCTGTGGATCTCTCAGGCAACGTATCCCTGATAGAGAAGACGTTCCACACAGATCTCTATTACTTTGAGAACAGCAGCGGAAACGTCCTCTTTGCCAACATGGGAAGCATAGAGCTTCCGGCATCAATAGGGCGTTACATAATATCGGTTGACGGCCTGACGAACATGCAGATGACATCCAATCCAGTATACCCAACGCTCAAAGGCACATACGATGCGCCCAGGCTTTCCCCCACAACGCCTGGAGGCCCGATAAACCTGACGCATCCTCAGGTAGTTGGTTTCTATGCCAAGAAATACGTGTGGGCTCAGCTACCCCTGACCAACGGTCCATATCCCGGATCGAATATAACGGGATACACGCCGCCGTTCCAGGCACTATTCCCCTCTGATCTTGTATGGATATACGGCATCGGCAGAGTCCTCAACGGCACTGCGGGTGAACCAGGTGCGAACGGCACTGGTACGACCATAGCCATAGTCATGGGTACGGGGTACGTAAACGCAACGCTGGCATATCCAGCCTGGAACTACAACGACATGGTGAAATATGGAGAGGAGGTGTTCGGAAATGCAAGCGCCATAGTGGGGCGCGTGACATACCTGAATGCGAGCGGAATAACACATCAGGCGCCTCCAAATCCGTCCCCTTACATATATGTACCGTACACGGACGGATACCTAGGCGAATTCACCCTGGATACACAGTATTCAGCGACAGTCGCACCGAAAGCGCATCTGGACATAATGGCGATACCATCATTATCGACCGTGGCTCTGGATCATGCCTATATTAGGCTCTATAACTTGAGTAAGGTACCCCAGGTCATAACTAACAGCTGGAGCGGTTCCGAGGATTCATGGTGGAACATGTACGGGCCGACCTGGCAGTCCGCAGATCTGATGAACCTCCTGTTCGAATTACTGAGCATGAGGGGTTCGACAATCGTGGCGGCAACCGGTGACTCCGGAGGATACGACGGATACACGAACATGATATCCGGAGAATTTCCGGGAACCTCGCCATGGGTTACGGGTGTGGGCGGCAACCAGGTGACCATGTTCAACCAGACCGGCGTTGAATTTCCGGTAACCGGCATGTACTCAAGGTTCAACGTCACCTTCGGAACTGCCAACTACAGCAGCGCACCGCCCTACTACTGGCCCGATCTGAACATGAATGTGGTAAGCATAGGCCTATCGCATGATCACGGCTTCACACAGGCATACTGGGACAACAATCAGTACACCGTGGTGAACGGTACGCCGCAGGTCATATCAACCGGCGCAGGAAGCGCAGCGCTGAGCATCTTCTTCAAGCAGCCCTGGTGGCAGCACGGCTACCTGGTTCCAAACACGGGGAGGATGTCTGAGGTTGAGGTCTCCGCCGAGGCCGGCTTCAACCAGACCGAGCTCATAGACGGCGATTGGGGTTCATGGTTCTTCGGCGGCACGAGCGAGGCCACGCCGACCACTGCAGGCATGATAGCCGACATAATAAGCTATCTCAACGCGACGATACACGTCGACTATCTCGGTGATATAAACCCGCTGCTGTACGAACTGGGCAATGAATACAGCCAGAATCCGGCTCGTATACCCGATCCTTACTTCACCGTATCAAACGGCACGAACCCGCTCAGCGCCATGATGGTGAATCTGTCCTATACGCTTGACGGTCCGCAGAACTATCCTTCTAACTATTACACAACAACCGATGGTTACAGCATGCTCACCGGCTGGGGCACCATAAACGTGCCGAACTTCATGAACGACACGAAGATGTTCCTGACCCAGCCCTTCAACATAACTCCGGACAGGGAGAAGGGTAACTTCAGCCTATACGGAAACGTCACGGCTTCATCGCTCATAACCATGGGACAGCCGTCTGGGCTCCAGGCCTCGACGACCTACTACTTCAACGTGTCCGGAAACGATTCTAGGATAACAAATGCGCCAAAATCGCTGAACCTTACCTTCATGACCGCATCTGGACAGATCATAGCCCTGCAAAACAGCACGGTTCCTGGTCCATACAACTTCTCATATTCCGGAGGTATGCTGAAGATTTACAATAAGACGTTCATGGAACAGGGCTTCCTTGAGATCAACGGTACATACGATAACCATCTTTCATACGCCTTCACCTGGATAGGCCAGAAGCAGATCGCCAATGCCAGCGATTCAAAGATTATGTCAGAGAAGCTCAGCGTGCATGCAGAGTACGATCATCTTATGGGCGGTTTCCCGGCCTTTGATTATTCCGGCAGCTTCAACTCCTCCTATGGATACTTCGGAACGTTCGAGCCGCCGATCGAACCCAACATGCAGATAGTCAACGTTTCGTTCAACGGCACACCGGTCTACAATGCACTTGTGCTGCTGTCGTACAACTCGAGCTTAAACGTCAGCAATCTGAACGTGGATAACAATTCAAAGCTTCTAATGACTAATGTAACCTCATATGGCCTTACAAACCTCAAAGGGCAGGCATTCCTCGATACATGGAACGTGGCGCATGATACCAGAATATACGTCTATGCGGTCTATTCAGGAATGGTCAATGAGACCTCGTTTGTGCTGACACCGCAGATCACGGCCAATATATTATTCAGCAATCCTGTCGAGAACTATCTGCTTGACAATGAAGTTAGCTATCTCCCAGTTGCGCAGGGCCAGTATCTTCCATTCAATGTCGGCATACCGAATGCGCAGGTTGCACTGTACGTACCGGGATCGCTGAACTTCTACGGTCCGTCAACGCCCACTATGATGTTGCCGGGTACTGTGCAGTATACCAACGCGACCGGCTACGTTAATTACAAAATACCAAACAGTCTGCCTCCAGGCACCGTACTTTACCTAGGCATAACGAATTCGTCGGCTCCAGTGTATCAGGCGGCAAACGGCCTTTACCTTGACCACGACGTTTCATACCTGACGCTGTTAACGATAGGCAGCGGGCCATCAGTTTCGCTGTTCTCCAACGCAGTGGACAACATATACGGCGTCCCTGTAGTGACACCATCGACCACATTTGAGGCCCTGTACTCGGAGGCCCTGTACTCGGATTATCTTTCCCCGATCGGCGCATACATAAACTACATGTGGTACAGCGTGAACGGCATGAAGCCCATCAGCTTCGGGCAGGACGGACAGGCGGTGCAGGCCGCCCAGCAGGTTCAGGTCTTTGGCCTGAATTCATCGTTGCCATCCGGCCTTGACACAATAACCGTATACTACAATGACACGCTAGGAATAGAATACAGCGCATCCATGGAGTTCTATTATGCCGCATCTGTACCATCTCCGTCTGTTAGCCTCAGCGGGCCGTCATACGCCTATGGAATATTCAACATTGCATACTCATCCAGCGTGAACCTGAACCTGACGTCTGCATATTCGATCACGGTTTATTACAATGGTAATGCGGTGACGACAATACAGCCGACGGCTAAGTCCGGAACCATAGCCGTCAACGGTTCGATGCTTCCATACGGCATGCTGACGTTCAATCTTACAGAGGTGACGGCAACCGGATCATACAATTACACGTCCATAAACATGGTCAACGTTCCGGCATCGCAGTTCTATCCAACGGCGACAATATACACACCTGCTTCGAACACCACGGTCTACGGAAGCGTCAACGTTTCCTTCTCTTACACGGGCTATGATGTAAATGCTGTTATTTTCGTCAACAGCTCATCAGGCAGCGTGATGACGAAGAACGTCACCGGCACGAACTATGCGTCATTCCAGGCCACGTCTCCCGGCAGCTATACGGTGACGCTGCTTGTAACAAGCCCTGATGGACAGCATGCGAAAACCACGGTGACCTTCGAAGTCTCTAAACCAGTTAAAGCCGTACCTTCAAGCGTTGTGTTTGAATACCTGGTGATCGGTGTCGTTGCAGGGCTCATCGTAGGATCGATCGCCGTCGTGGCCCTGCTCAGGAGGCACTGA
- a CDS encoding MFS transporter — protein MTENNGGLDAINEALNRSQGSFHIKTLLISGLGFFTDAYDLFIIGVVVSLLSLSGWTTIDTFYKGLISSTSLISAVIGAILFGRLLDYLGRKRIYGLELAILIIGALGSAFLTPYNNAIALIGWRFLLGIGIGGDYATSSTIMAEYSNTKSRGKFIGSILSMQSFGLVAGPLIALAFMLHGVSPAITWKALLAIGAIPAAIVIYFRLKMPEPPRYTAAARGDVNKAARDLKEYTGINVSVSDDEKYVVKAKWSTLFRDRTFLLTLIGTMGAWFLMDWALYGNSIMSTTILSALVPSTIKGMPALIKSTEYTLLIFAVAAFPGYWIATFTIDRIGRKTIQLTGFAVMAATYAIIAIGYHSIIGNLSLFLGLYGVSYFFIMFGPNVTTFVYPPEVFPVTTRGLGTGMSAAGGKTGAFIGTFVDAIILGTDASAHLPLLFTILAIFAIVAFILTLVLLPETKGRNLEETSGEKRYTVKA, from the coding sequence ATGACAGAGAACAATGGTGGTTTGGATGCCATAAACGAAGCCCTGAACAGATCTCAGGGAAGTTTCCACATCAAAACCCTTCTGATATCGGGCCTCGGCTTCTTCACCGATGCCTACGACCTGTTCATAATAGGGGTTGTTGTATCGCTACTTTCCCTCTCGGGATGGACCACTATAGATACGTTCTACAAGGGTCTGATAAGCTCCACATCGCTCATATCGGCGGTGATCGGCGCGATCCTGTTCGGAAGGCTGCTCGATTATCTGGGAAGGAAGAGGATATACGGCCTTGAACTGGCCATACTGATAATCGGAGCTTTGGGCAGCGCATTTCTGACGCCCTACAACAACGCCATCGCTCTTATAGGATGGAGGTTTCTGCTTGGTATAGGTATAGGCGGGGACTACGCCACCAGCTCCACAATAATGGCAGAATATTCCAACACGAAGAGCCGCGGCAAATTCATAGGAAGCATACTCTCCATGCAGAGCTTCGGCCTCGTAGCCGGGCCTCTCATAGCGCTTGCATTCATGCTGCACGGCGTATCGCCGGCCATAACATGGAAGGCGCTGCTTGCCATAGGAGCGATACCTGCGGCAATAGTCATATACTTCAGGCTGAAGATGCCCGAGCCTCCCAGATACACCGCAGCTGCCAGGGGCGATGTGAATAAAGCTGCCAGAGATCTTAAGGAATACACCGGCATAAATGTGAGCGTTTCAGATGACGAGAAGTACGTTGTTAAGGCCAAGTGGTCAACGCTCTTCAGGGACAGGACGTTCCTTCTGACGCTGATAGGAACAATGGGGGCTTGGTTCCTTATGGACTGGGCACTGTACGGAAACTCGATAATGTCCACAACGATACTCTCAGCGCTTGTACCATCAACAATAAAGGGCATGCCTGCGCTTATAAAATCCACTGAGTACACACTTTTGATATTTGCGGTTGCAGCGTTTCCAGGCTACTGGATAGCCACGTTCACAATCGACAGGATAGGCAGGAAAACGATACAGCTAACGGGCTTCGCCGTGATGGCAGCGACGTATGCGATAATAGCGATAGGCTACCACTCCATCATAGGGAACCTCAGCCTCTTCCTGGGGCTTTACGGTGTTAGCTACTTCTTCATAATGTTCGGGCCAAACGTCACAACGTTTGTATATCCGCCCGAGGTTTTCCCTGTCACCACGAGGGGTCTCGGAACCGGGATGTCAGCGGCGGGCGGTAAGACAGGAGCATTCATAGGTACGTTCGTCGACGCGATAATACTTGGGACAGACGCATCAGCACACCTTCCACTGCTTTTCACAATCCTAGCTATATTCGCAATCGTAGCCTTCATACTGACGTTGGTGTTGCTTCCTGAGACAAAGGGAAGAAACCTCGAGGAAACCTCTGGAGAGAAGAGGTATACAGTTAAAGCATGA
- a CDS encoding Nre family DNA repair protein, translating to MPFRAKMRIPASLCMRCRGAKRLCGLSYCPIEIELITRSKVGIQGSVREIEGSSPPSVFVGRYGYPKVSVYPSAPPIKGDTSSLAVSAAWIDMPLEEFISQRLSMLRGSTEFSVNAAVDPDKLLQRIQEISLSKGSVDVDILLEKPIDTSRIEIDDHVTPMGPASPMKSFTLDSTKTDQHIEKVYYDTDLKARDAVLALYKDKIDVERISQSLSVGIMGEGRRRKIVPTRWSITAVDTMISDDLVEDIKDMPSIDKFLAYRMRVNGNYFMAILTPSNWIYEWGESWFPGSTWNMWGDEAEVEIDYEGYYGRKTYPDIGGCYYSSRVAVGEAFKRMGRSGGAITWREIYPGFNIPVGVWFVRENMRRLFSQNPEEFDTIDEAIKYVSEWMKVPPDKWKSNSYVYRTLRYNNLERFFSI from the coding sequence ATGCCTTTCAGGGCGAAGATGAGGATACCTGCATCCCTCTGCATGAGGTGCAGGGGCGCAAAGAGGCTATGCGGCCTCTCATACTGCCCCATAGAGATCGAGCTGATCACGAGATCGAAGGTCGGGATCCAGGGCAGCGTGAGGGAGATCGAGGGATCTTCGCCGCCATCCGTGTTCGTGGGCCGCTATGGATATCCGAAGGTATCCGTTTACCCGTCCGCACCGCCGATTAAGGGCGATACAAGCAGTTTAGCCGTGAGCGCTGCATGGATCGACATGCCGCTGGAGGAGTTCATATCGCAGAGGCTGTCGATGCTGAGGGGATCCACCGAGTTCAGCGTGAATGCGGCCGTGGATCCTGATAAATTGCTCCAGAGGATACAGGAGATATCGTTATCGAAGGGATCGGTTGACGTCGACATACTGCTGGAGAAGCCAATCGACACTTCCAGGATCGAGATAGATGACCATGTCACGCCCATGGGACCGGCTTCCCCAATGAAATCGTTCACGCTTGATTCCACAAAGACGGATCAGCACATAGAGAAGGTGTATTACGATACGGATCTTAAGGCCAGGGATGCAGTCCTAGCGCTCTACAAAGACAAAATAGATGTTGAGAGGATATCGCAGTCGCTGAGCGTCGGGATCATGGGAGAGGGTAGGAGGAGGAAGATAGTGCCCACCAGATGGTCGATAACGGCCGTGGACACGATGATATCAGATGATCTCGTCGAAGATATCAAGGATATGCCGTCAATCGATAAGTTCCTGGCCTACAGGATGAGGGTCAACGGGAACTACTTCATGGCCATACTCACGCCGTCTAACTGGATATACGAGTGGGGCGAATCGTGGTTCCCGGGAAGCACATGGAACATGTGGGGAGATGAGGCCGAGGTGGAGATCGACTACGAGGGATACTACGGCCGCAAGACGTATCCGGACATCGGCGGATGCTACTACTCCAGCAGGGTTGCAGTTGGCGAGGCGTTCAAGAGGATGGGTAGGAGCGGCGGTGCGATAACATGGCGCGAGATATATCCCGGTTTCAACATACCGGTGGGCGTCTGGTTCGTCAGGGAAAACATGCGTAGGCTCTTCTCGCAGAATCCTGAGGAGTTCGATACAATCGATGAAGCCATAAAA